One stretch of Cervus canadensis isolate Bull #8, Minnesota chromosome 5, ASM1932006v1, whole genome shotgun sequence DNA includes these proteins:
- the RTKN gene encoding rhotekin isoform X3, whose protein sequence is MKLKKFPDSQGSTDTELQRKLDHEIRMREGACKLLAACSQREQALEATKSLLVCNSRILNYMGELQRRKEAQVLKKTGRRPSDSGPHTERSPCRGQICISDLRIPLMWKDTEYFKNKGDLHRWAVFLLLQIGEHIQDTEMILVDRTLTDISFQNNVLFAEAGPDFELRLELYGACVEEEGALAGAPKRLATKLSSSLGRSSGRRVRASLETAVGSGSSPILLPTPAVGGPRYHLLAHTTLTLAAVQDGFRTHDLTLATPEENPAWLPLYGSVCCRLVAQPLCMTQPTASGTLRVQQAGEPRDWVQVHGVLKGTNLFCYRQPEDTAPGAEPLFTIAINKDTQVRAGELDQAASGPFTLSIRNQDGEEEVIHTLQAESRGALQSWMEALWQLFFDMSQWKQCCDEIMKIETPAPRKPPQVLAKQGSLYHEMAIEPLDDIAAVTDILAQREGARLETPPPWLAMFTDQPALPGPCSPASVAPAPARIHSLPWGRPRTFSLDAVPPDHSPGASRLVAPLPLQQSPRSRGLCSKGPPHTWLQSPV, encoded by the exons ATGAAGCTCAAGAAGTTCCCTGACAGTCAAGGATCCACG gacacagagttgcaaagaaagTTAGACCATGAGATCCGGATGAGGGAAGGGGCCTGCAAGCTGCTGGCGGCCTGCTCCCAGCGAGAGCAGGCTCTGGAGGCCACCAAGAGCCTGCTGGTGTGCAACAGCCGCATCCTCAACTACATGGGCGAGCTGCAGCGGCGCAAGGAGGCACAGGTGCTGAAGAAGACAGGCCGGCG GCCTTCGGACAGTGGGCCACACACTGAGCGCTCCCCCTGCCGTGGCCAGATCTGCATTTCTG ATCTCCGGATTCCACTCATGTGGAAGGACACAGAATATTTCAAGAACAAAGGCG ACCTGCACCGCTGGGCTGTGTTCCTGCTGCTGCAGATAGGGGAACATATTCAGGACACAGAGATGATCCTGGTGGACAGGACCCTCACAGACATCTCCTTTCAGAACAACGTGCTCTT TGCCGAGGCAGGGCCAGACTTTGAACTGCGGCTGGAGCTGTACGGGGCCTGTGTGGAAGAGGAGGGGGCCCTGGCTGGAGCCCCCAAGAGGCTTGCCACCAAACTCAGCAGCTCCCTGGGCCGCTCCTCTGGGAGGCGTGTCCGAGCATCGCTGGAGACTGCTGTGGGCTCAGGCAGCAGTCCCATCTTGCTTCCCACCCCGGCTGTGGG TGGTCCTCGTTACCACCTCTTGGCTCATACCACGCTCACCCTAGCAGCTGTGCAAGATGGGTTCCGCACACATGACCTCACCCTTGCCACTCCTg AGGAGAACCCTGCCTGGCTGCCCCTTTATGGCAGCGTGTGTTGccgcctggtggctcagcctctCTGCATGACTCAGCCTACTGCAAGTGGTACCCTCAGGGTGCAG CAAGCTGGGGAGCCGCGGGACTGGGTACAAGTTCACGGAGTCCTGAAAGGCACAAACCTCTTCTGTTACCGGCAACCTGAGGACACAGCCCCTGGGGCCGAGCCGCTGTTTACTATCGCAATCAACAAG GACACTCAAGTCCGGGCAGGGGAGCTGGACCAGGCAGCCAGCGGGCCCTTCACCCTGAGCATCAGGAAccaggatggggaggaagaggtGATACACACTCTTCAGGCGGAGAGTCGGGGAGCCCTGCAGAGCTGGATGGAGGCTCTGTGGCAGCTTTTCTTTGACATGA GTCAGTGgaagcagtgctgtgatgaaataatgaaaattgaAACACCTGCTCCTCGGAAACCACCCCAAGTGCTGGCCAAGCAGGGGTCCTTGTACCATGAAATGG ctattgagccgcTGGATGACATCGCAGCGGTGACAGACATCCTGGCCCAGCGGGAGGGTGCGAGGCTGGAGACGCCCCCACCCTGGCTAGCAATGTTTACAGACCAGCCTGCCTTGCCTGGCCCCTGCTCACCTGCTTCAGTGGCCCCAGCTCCAGCCCGGATCCATTCCTTGCCCTGGGGGAGACCCCGAACATTCTCTCTGGATGCTGTCCCCCCAGACCACTCCCCTGGGGCTTCTCGCTTGGTTGCCCCTCTCCCCCTGCAGCAATCCCCACGGTCCAGAGGCCTCTGCAGCAAAGGCCCACCCCACACTTGGCTCCAGTCACCAGTGTGA
- the RTKN gene encoding rhotekin isoform X1, translated as MFSRNHRSRVTVARGSALEMEFKRGRFRLSLLSDPPEDTELQRKLDHEIRMREGACKLLAACSQREQALEATKSLLVCNSRILNYMGELQRRKEAQVLKKTGRRPSDSGPHTERSPCRGQICISDLRIPLMWKDTEYFKNKGDLHRWAVFLLLQIGEHIQDTEMILVDRTLTDISFQNNVLFAEAGPDFELRLELYGACVEEEGALAGAPKRLATKLSSSLGRSSGRRVRASLETAVGSGSSPILLPTPAVGGPRYHLLAHTTLTLAAVQDGFRTHDLTLATPEENPAWLPLYGSVCCRLVAQPLCMTQPTASGTLRVQQAGEPRDWVQVHGVLKGTNLFCYRQPEDTAPGAEPLFTIAINKDTQVRAGELDQAASGPFTLSIRNQDGEEEVIHTLQAESRGALQSWMEALWQLFFDMSQWKQCCDEIMKIETPAPRKPPQVLAKQGSLYHEMAIEPLDDIAAVTDILAQREGARLETPPPWLAMFTDQPALPGPCSPASVAPAPARIHSLPWGRPRTFSLDAVPPDHSPGASRLVAPLPLQQSPRSRGLCSKGPPHTWLQSPV; from the exons ATGTTCTCCCGAAACCACCGGAGCCGGGTCACCGTGGCCAGGGGCTCTGCCCTGGAGATGGAGTTCAAACGCGGCCGCTTCCGACTCAGCCTCTTAAGCGACCCGCCGGAG gacacagagttgcaaagaaagTTAGACCATGAGATCCGGATGAGGGAAGGGGCCTGCAAGCTGCTGGCGGCCTGCTCCCAGCGAGAGCAGGCTCTGGAGGCCACCAAGAGCCTGCTGGTGTGCAACAGCCGCATCCTCAACTACATGGGCGAGCTGCAGCGGCGCAAGGAGGCACAGGTGCTGAAGAAGACAGGCCGGCG GCCTTCGGACAGTGGGCCACACACTGAGCGCTCCCCCTGCCGTGGCCAGATCTGCATTTCTG ATCTCCGGATTCCACTCATGTGGAAGGACACAGAATATTTCAAGAACAAAGGCG ACCTGCACCGCTGGGCTGTGTTCCTGCTGCTGCAGATAGGGGAACATATTCAGGACACAGAGATGATCCTGGTGGACAGGACCCTCACAGACATCTCCTTTCAGAACAACGTGCTCTT TGCCGAGGCAGGGCCAGACTTTGAACTGCGGCTGGAGCTGTACGGGGCCTGTGTGGAAGAGGAGGGGGCCCTGGCTGGAGCCCCCAAGAGGCTTGCCACCAAACTCAGCAGCTCCCTGGGCCGCTCCTCTGGGAGGCGTGTCCGAGCATCGCTGGAGACTGCTGTGGGCTCAGGCAGCAGTCCCATCTTGCTTCCCACCCCGGCTGTGGG TGGTCCTCGTTACCACCTCTTGGCTCATACCACGCTCACCCTAGCAGCTGTGCAAGATGGGTTCCGCACACATGACCTCACCCTTGCCACTCCTg AGGAGAACCCTGCCTGGCTGCCCCTTTATGGCAGCGTGTGTTGccgcctggtggctcagcctctCTGCATGACTCAGCCTACTGCAAGTGGTACCCTCAGGGTGCAG CAAGCTGGGGAGCCGCGGGACTGGGTACAAGTTCACGGAGTCCTGAAAGGCACAAACCTCTTCTGTTACCGGCAACCTGAGGACACAGCCCCTGGGGCCGAGCCGCTGTTTACTATCGCAATCAACAAG GACACTCAAGTCCGGGCAGGGGAGCTGGACCAGGCAGCCAGCGGGCCCTTCACCCTGAGCATCAGGAAccaggatggggaggaagaggtGATACACACTCTTCAGGCGGAGAGTCGGGGAGCCCTGCAGAGCTGGATGGAGGCTCTGTGGCAGCTTTTCTTTGACATGA GTCAGTGgaagcagtgctgtgatgaaataatgaaaattgaAACACCTGCTCCTCGGAAACCACCCCAAGTGCTGGCCAAGCAGGGGTCCTTGTACCATGAAATGG ctattgagccgcTGGATGACATCGCAGCGGTGACAGACATCCTGGCCCAGCGGGAGGGTGCGAGGCTGGAGACGCCCCCACCCTGGCTAGCAATGTTTACAGACCAGCCTGCCTTGCCTGGCCCCTGCTCACCTGCTTCAGTGGCCCCAGCTCCAGCCCGGATCCATTCCTTGCCCTGGGGGAGACCCCGAACATTCTCTCTGGATGCTGTCCCCCCAGACCACTCCCCTGGGGCTTCTCGCTTGGTTGCCCCTCTCCCCCTGCAGCAATCCCCACGGTCCAGAGGCCTCTGCAGCAAAGGCCCACCCCACACTTGGCTCCAGTCACCAGTGTGA
- the RTKN gene encoding rhotekin isoform X2, translating into MQDRLHILEDLNMLYIRQMALSLEDTELQRKLDHEIRMREGACKLLAACSQREQALEATKSLLVCNSRILNYMGELQRRKEAQVLKKTGRRPSDSGPHTERSPCRGQICISDLRIPLMWKDTEYFKNKGDLHRWAVFLLLQIGEHIQDTEMILVDRTLTDISFQNNVLFAEAGPDFELRLELYGACVEEEGALAGAPKRLATKLSSSLGRSSGRRVRASLETAVGSGSSPILLPTPAVGGPRYHLLAHTTLTLAAVQDGFRTHDLTLATPEENPAWLPLYGSVCCRLVAQPLCMTQPTASGTLRVQQAGEPRDWVQVHGVLKGTNLFCYRQPEDTAPGAEPLFTIAINKDTQVRAGELDQAASGPFTLSIRNQDGEEEVIHTLQAESRGALQSWMEALWQLFFDMSQWKQCCDEIMKIETPAPRKPPQVLAKQGSLYHEMAIEPLDDIAAVTDILAQREGARLETPPPWLAMFTDQPALPGPCSPASVAPAPARIHSLPWGRPRTFSLDAVPPDHSPGASRLVAPLPLQQSPRSRGLCSKGPPHTWLQSPV; encoded by the exons ATGCAGGACAGATTGCACATCCTGGAGGACCTGAATATGCTCTACATCCGGCAGATGGCGCTCAGCCTGGAG gacacagagttgcaaagaaagTTAGACCATGAGATCCGGATGAGGGAAGGGGCCTGCAAGCTGCTGGCGGCCTGCTCCCAGCGAGAGCAGGCTCTGGAGGCCACCAAGAGCCTGCTGGTGTGCAACAGCCGCATCCTCAACTACATGGGCGAGCTGCAGCGGCGCAAGGAGGCACAGGTGCTGAAGAAGACAGGCCGGCG GCCTTCGGACAGTGGGCCACACACTGAGCGCTCCCCCTGCCGTGGCCAGATCTGCATTTCTG ATCTCCGGATTCCACTCATGTGGAAGGACACAGAATATTTCAAGAACAAAGGCG ACCTGCACCGCTGGGCTGTGTTCCTGCTGCTGCAGATAGGGGAACATATTCAGGACACAGAGATGATCCTGGTGGACAGGACCCTCACAGACATCTCCTTTCAGAACAACGTGCTCTT TGCCGAGGCAGGGCCAGACTTTGAACTGCGGCTGGAGCTGTACGGGGCCTGTGTGGAAGAGGAGGGGGCCCTGGCTGGAGCCCCCAAGAGGCTTGCCACCAAACTCAGCAGCTCCCTGGGCCGCTCCTCTGGGAGGCGTGTCCGAGCATCGCTGGAGACTGCTGTGGGCTCAGGCAGCAGTCCCATCTTGCTTCCCACCCCGGCTGTGGG TGGTCCTCGTTACCACCTCTTGGCTCATACCACGCTCACCCTAGCAGCTGTGCAAGATGGGTTCCGCACACATGACCTCACCCTTGCCACTCCTg AGGAGAACCCTGCCTGGCTGCCCCTTTATGGCAGCGTGTGTTGccgcctggtggctcagcctctCTGCATGACTCAGCCTACTGCAAGTGGTACCCTCAGGGTGCAG CAAGCTGGGGAGCCGCGGGACTGGGTACAAGTTCACGGAGTCCTGAAAGGCACAAACCTCTTCTGTTACCGGCAACCTGAGGACACAGCCCCTGGGGCCGAGCCGCTGTTTACTATCGCAATCAACAAG GACACTCAAGTCCGGGCAGGGGAGCTGGACCAGGCAGCCAGCGGGCCCTTCACCCTGAGCATCAGGAAccaggatggggaggaagaggtGATACACACTCTTCAGGCGGAGAGTCGGGGAGCCCTGCAGAGCTGGATGGAGGCTCTGTGGCAGCTTTTCTTTGACATGA GTCAGTGgaagcagtgctgtgatgaaataatgaaaattgaAACACCTGCTCCTCGGAAACCACCCCAAGTGCTGGCCAAGCAGGGGTCCTTGTACCATGAAATGG ctattgagccgcTGGATGACATCGCAGCGGTGACAGACATCCTGGCCCAGCGGGAGGGTGCGAGGCTGGAGACGCCCCCACCCTGGCTAGCAATGTTTACAGACCAGCCTGCCTTGCCTGGCCCCTGCTCACCTGCTTCAGTGGCCCCAGCTCCAGCCCGGATCCATTCCTTGCCCTGGGGGAGACCCCGAACATTCTCTCTGGATGCTGTCCCCCCAGACCACTCCCCTGGGGCTTCTCGCTTGGTTGCCCCTCTCCCCCTGCAGCAATCCCCACGGTCCAGAGGCCTCTGCAGCAAAGGCCCACCCCACACTTGGCTCCAGTCACCAGTGTGA
- the WDR54 gene encoding WD repeat-containing protein 54, with product MVAADSERPNASGVSELLPPQESRLSSAFRAPGIERLSPRMFRRERSIPLRGSAAALCNNLSVLPLPTRNLTHFGVVHGPSAQLLSAAPDGVPLAQRQLHAKEGAGVSPPLITQIHWCVLPFRVLLVLTSHRGIQMYESDGSVMVYWHALDAGDASLAQAVFARGIAASGHYVCVGTWSGRVLVFDIPTKGPNIVLSEELARHQTPITDIATEPAQGQDCVADTVTADDSGLLCVWRSGPKFKLLTQIPGFGAPCSSVQLWQGTVAAGYGNGQVRLYEASTGTLHVQISAHARAVCALDLAPEAGKLLSAAEDTFIHIWKLSRSPEGGYIEVEHGHGECVPDTQICGARFCDPSGSSFAVTGYDLAEILRFSSM from the exons ATGGTGGCGGCGGATTCGGAGAGACCGAACGCTTCTGGAGTCTCGGAGCTGCTG cccccaCAGGAATCTCGGCTGTCTTCTGCTTTCCGCGCGCCTGGGATCGAACGTCTCTCCCCAAGAATGTTCCGCCGGGAGCGCTCCATCCCGCTTCGAGGCTCGGCGGCCGCCCTGTGCAACAACCTCAGTGTGCTGCCGCTGCCCACCCGCAACCTCACTCATTTTGGAGTAGTCCATGGGCCCAGCGCCCAGCTGCTCAGCGCTGCTCCTGACGGTGTGCCCTTGGCCCAGCGCCAGCTCCACGCTAAGGAGGGCGCTGGAGTGAGCCCCCCACTTATCACCCAG ATCCACTGGTGTGTGCTCCCTTTCCGAGTGTTGCTGGTACTCACGTCTCATCGAGGAATACAA ATGTACGAGTCTGATGGCTCCGTCATGGTCTACTGGCATGCACTGGACGCTGGAGATGCCTCTCTAG CGCAGGCCGTGTTTGCCCGAGGAATTGCTGCCAGCGGCCACTACGTCTGTGTGG GAACATGGTCAGGCCGGGTACTGGTGTTTGACATCCCCACCAAGGGTCCCAACATTGTACTGAGTGAGGAGCTGGCAAGGCACCAGACACCAATCACAGACATTGCCACCGAGCCTGCCCAGGGACAG GACTGCGTGGCCGACACTGTCACAGCGGATGACTCGGGGTTGCTGTGTGTCTGGAGATCAGGGCCCAAATTCAAATTACTGACCCAGATTCCAGGATTCGG GGCCCCGTGTTCTTCTGTGCAGCTGTGGCAGGGGACCGTGGCAGCAGGCTATGGGAACGGGCAGGTGCGTCTGTATGAAGCCAGCACAGGAACTTTACACGTCCAGATCAGCGCCCATGCCCGGGCCGTCTGTGCCCTGGACCTGGCTCCTGAGGCGGGCAAG CTACTCTCTGCGGCTGAAGACACCTTCATACACATCTGGAAGTTGAGCAGAAGCCCAGAGGGTGGCTACATTGAG GTGGAACATGGCCATGGCGAGTGTGTGCCTGACACCCAGATCTGTGGTGCCCGATTCTGTGACCCCTCAGGCAGCTCCTTTGCTGTGACTGGCTATGACCTTGCTGAGATCCTGAGATTCAGCAGCATGTGA